The following are from one region of the Limisphaera ngatamarikiensis genome:
- a CDS encoding SLC13 family permease, translating to MNPEYIALVLILGGALYLFWTQKVRMDVTALGVMLALIVPWPRPDGHWRGLLTPAEGFSGFGSVAVVMVAAMFVFGAALARTGATELWGLRVLRVCARTELGLQAGVLASTTLVSMFVNDTTVVILFLPLIMTLCRERGWSPSRFLMIAAYGSLLGGQWTLIGTRSNIIISDILRQQTGAGFGFFDLTPVAAAVFVVCGAALLLVGRRFLPAEERGESLEDRLARHYLTEVMVTPRSGLLGRPIREVVAALGPEVAWMGLVRGQERLPPADWLHLQAGDVLILQGPVPVIGGLLKSRDFQLQEELALNDRTLRSVDLVTVEAILAPRSNYVGRTLEEVRFTQDYGFTVLGIARRGRSLEERPAQTPLQEGDSLLLLGHVTALPRLAANPDLIVLAQQEFVPFNRSRAVLTLGLLLGVVVTAATGWLSPAVSIPCAALIVVLTDCVKVRDLYQVVDWQAVVTAAGLIPFGLAVEKTGAARDLAELAVQWLQGWGPMALLGGLCLLALVLTHFVDNSAVGIILAPVAYNVAVILGVDPKPFMVGMAVCISASFCTPFAHESTILVMGPGRYRFRHYLQVGGLLAVLTWLLTTWLTPQVWPF from the coding sequence ATGAACCCCGAATACATCGCGCTGGTATTGATCCTGGGCGGGGCGCTGTACCTGTTTTGGACGCAGAAGGTGCGAATGGACGTTACGGCCCTGGGGGTCATGCTGGCGCTGATTGTGCCCTGGCCGCGGCCGGACGGTCATTGGCGCGGCTTGTTGACGCCGGCCGAGGGATTTTCCGGGTTCGGTAGTGTGGCGGTGGTGATGGTTGCCGCCATGTTTGTGTTTGGAGCGGCGCTGGCCCGGACCGGGGCCACCGAGTTATGGGGGTTGCGGGTTCTGCGGGTGTGCGCCCGGACGGAGCTGGGTTTGCAGGCGGGCGTGCTGGCTTCCACCACGTTGGTCTCCATGTTCGTCAACGACACCACCGTGGTGATCCTGTTTCTGCCGTTGATTATGACCCTGTGTCGCGAGCGCGGCTGGTCGCCGTCGCGGTTCCTGATGATTGCCGCCTACGGTTCGCTGTTGGGAGGGCAATGGACGCTCATTGGCACGCGCAGCAACATCATCATCAGCGACATCTTGCGGCAACAAACCGGCGCGGGGTTTGGATTTTTCGATCTGACCCCGGTGGCGGCGGCGGTATTTGTGGTATGTGGGGCGGCGTTGTTGCTGGTGGGCCGGCGTTTTTTGCCGGCGGAGGAAAGGGGCGAGAGCCTTGAGGACCGGCTGGCCCGGCATTATCTGACCGAGGTGATGGTGACGCCCCGATCGGGTCTGCTGGGGCGTCCGATCCGGGAGGTGGTGGCCGCCCTGGGCCCGGAGGTTGCGTGGATGGGGCTGGTGCGGGGTCAGGAGCGGTTGCCACCGGCGGATTGGTTGCATTTGCAGGCCGGGGACGTGTTGATCCTGCAGGGGCCGGTGCCGGTCATTGGGGGGTTGTTAAAGTCGCGGGACTTTCAGCTTCAGGAGGAACTGGCGCTCAATGACCGGACGTTGCGGAGTGTGGACCTCGTGACGGTGGAGGCGATTCTGGCGCCCCGGTCCAACTACGTCGGCCGGACCTTGGAAGAGGTCCGGTTCACGCAGGACTATGGGTTTACCGTCCTGGGCATTGCCCGGCGGGGTCGGAGCCTGGAGGAGCGTCCGGCCCAGACGCCGCTTCAGGAGGGGGACTCACTGCTGCTCCTGGGACACGTAACGGCCCTGCCGCGGCTGGCGGCCAACCCGGATTTGATTGTGCTGGCGCAACAGGAATTCGTGCCGTTCAACCGGTCTCGGGCCGTGCTGACGCTGGGACTGCTGCTCGGCGTGGTGGTGACCGCCGCCACCGGATGGTTGAGTCCGGCGGTGTCCATTCCATGTGCGGCCCTGATCGTGGTGTTGACCGATTGCGTGAAGGTGCGGGACCTCTACCAGGTGGTGGACTGGCAGGCCGTGGTCACGGCGGCCGGGCTCATCCCCTTCGGTTTGGCGGTGGAGAAGACCGGGGCGGCGCGTGACCTGGCGGAGCTGGCGGTGCAATGGTTGCAGGGATGGGGGCCGATGGCGTTGCTGGGGGGGTTGTGTTTGTTGGCGCTGGTCCTGACCCATTTTGTGGACAATTCCGCCGTGGGCATCATTTTGGCGCCGGTGGCCTACAACGTGGCGGTGATTCTGGGGGTGGACCCCAAACCGTTCATGGTGGGAATGGCCGTCTGCATTTCGGCGTCCTTTTGCACACCGTTTGCGCATGAGAGCACCATTCTGGTCATGGGCCCGGGCCGGTATCGGTTCCGGCATTACCTGCAGGTGGGCGGGCTGCTGGCGGTGTTGACCTGGCTTCTGACCACCTGGTTAACCCCGCAGGTCTGGCCCTTTTGA
- a CDS encoding 4Fe-4S dicluster domain-containing protein, whose translation MKTPTSPPPTAATGEEPVDRATFLKAAAILTASAAAGAAALVSAKRTRVSNEPRGAESVRQLPELSTIPVDRNSDPLLRMQRELARAMSKPVEQRHWMMVIDTRKCVGCHACTIACIAENKLPPGVVYRPVVTEEMGRFPHVAIRFTPRPCMQCNEPPCTPVCPVKATWKRPDGIVAMDYDKCIGCGYCITACPYNARTRDLGEFYTKNTPALQPYEQQPSFEYGKAWKREGHKSPVGNARKCQFCLHRLEVGMLPECVTSCIGRATYFGDANDPESLVSELAARPNAIRLLEEKGAKPNVVYLI comes from the coding sequence ATGAAGACCCCAACTTCTCCCCCTCCCACGGCTGCCACGGGTGAGGAGCCCGTGGACCGGGCGACCTTCCTGAAGGCGGCGGCGATCCTGACCGCCTCGGCCGCCGCGGGTGCCGCCGCGCTGGTCTCGGCCAAGCGGACCCGCGTCAGCAACGAACCCCGGGGTGCAGAGTCCGTGCGCCAACTGCCGGAACTGTCCACCATCCCGGTGGACAGGAACAGTGATCCCCTGCTGCGCATGCAGCGGGAGCTGGCCCGGGCCATGAGCAAGCCGGTGGAGCAACGCCACTGGATGATGGTGATCGACACCCGCAAATGCGTCGGATGTCACGCCTGCACCATCGCATGCATCGCCGAAAACAAACTTCCCCCGGGCGTGGTGTACCGGCCGGTGGTCACGGAGGAGATGGGAAGGTTCCCCCATGTGGCCATCCGATTCACGCCCCGGCCCTGCATGCAGTGCAACGAACCCCCTTGCACGCCCGTCTGCCCGGTCAAGGCCACCTGGAAACGACCTGATGGCATCGTTGCGATGGACTATGACAAGTGCATCGGGTGCGGCTATTGCATCACGGCCTGTCCTTACAACGCCCGCACCCGCGACCTCGGGGAGTTCTACACAAAAAACACGCCGGCGCTGCAACCCTACGAGCAGCAACCCAGTTTCGAGTACGGCAAAGCCTGGAAACGGGAGGGCCACAAGTCGCCGGTCGGCAACGCACGCAAATGTCAGTTCTGCCTGCACCGGCTCGAAGTGGGCATGCTGCCGGAGTGTGTAACCTCGTGCATCGGGCGTGCCACCTACTTCGGCGATGCCAATGACCCCGAAAGTCTGGTGAGTGAGTTGGCCGCTCGGCCGAACGCCATCCGACTGCTCGAGGAAAAAGGTGCCAAACCCAACGTCGTCTACCTCATCTGA
- a CDS encoding putative porin encodes MKPEVPQGAETRSPSSTGVSEAEVLLNLLEQKGLITAREADQTRQELARRLAAAEPARTETNRIGLRSWVENLDLYGDLRLRFEHRSGQDDSSPGGDHMDRNRWRYRLRAGANLDLTESWRAGIRIETGPGGRSSNVTFGDDSGPWGKDSDRLYLGLLFMQWTPCEWATFTAGRQENPFVTTVLAWDHDLAPEGLSQSFRYRTGSVEWFATFGQFLYDDANPDNPFGNGPSWADAYLFGQQLGIRWTPHKHWKLTVAPLLTFYTGAGDSFRTDFTGLTAAGSTGINDLCILETPVEVAWSGWVVPVRLFGDFAVNLSGSERARAAGQPAHDDEIYAWLAGVELGSARKKGGWSLRALYMESGLFALDPNLVDSDLFDSRLNLRGVALQGSYALTDFLSLSLTYARAERKEKALPTGFTGDLRDASRTAWLDQYQLFQADLNLRF; translated from the coding sequence ATGAAGCCGGAGGTTCCGCAGGGCGCCGAGACACGCTCACCCTCTTCAACGGGCGTGTCCGAGGCCGAGGTACTTCTGAACCTTCTCGAACAAAAAGGCCTGATCACCGCTCGGGAAGCCGATCAAACGCGCCAGGAACTGGCCCGGCGACTGGCCGCTGCCGAACCGGCCCGAACTGAAACCAACCGCATCGGGCTGCGCAGCTGGGTCGAGAATCTCGATCTCTACGGCGACCTGCGGCTGCGCTTCGAACACCGCAGTGGCCAGGATGACAGCTCACCCGGTGGGGACCACATGGACCGCAACCGCTGGCGTTACCGTCTCCGGGCGGGGGCGAATCTGGATCTGACCGAGTCGTGGCGTGCAGGGATCCGGATCGAGACGGGCCCGGGCGGCCGCAGCAGCAACGTCACCTTCGGGGACGACAGCGGCCCCTGGGGCAAGGACTCGGACCGGCTCTACCTCGGCCTCTTGTTCATGCAGTGGACACCCTGCGAGTGGGCCACCTTCACCGCCGGCCGGCAGGAAAATCCTTTTGTGACCACCGTGCTGGCGTGGGACCATGACCTGGCACCCGAAGGCCTCAGCCAGTCGTTCCGTTATCGCACCGGCTCGGTGGAATGGTTCGCCACCTTCGGCCAGTTCCTGTACGACGACGCCAACCCGGACAATCCCTTCGGCAACGGTCCCTCGTGGGCGGATGCCTACCTGTTCGGACAACAGCTCGGGATCCGTTGGACACCCCACAAACATTGGAAACTGACCGTGGCGCCCCTGCTGACGTTCTACACCGGTGCGGGCGATTCCTTCCGCACCGACTTCACGGGGCTGACCGCCGCGGGCAGCACCGGCATCAATGACCTTTGCATCCTGGAGACCCCGGTGGAGGTGGCCTGGTCGGGGTGGGTGGTTCCCGTACGCCTGTTCGGCGATTTTGCCGTCAACCTCAGCGGTTCCGAACGCGCCCGCGCCGCCGGCCAACCGGCCCACGACGATGAGATTTACGCGTGGCTTGCGGGTGTGGAATTGGGCTCCGCCCGAAAAAAGGGCGGTTGGAGCCTTCGGGCCCTTTACATGGAATCCGGCCTGTTCGCCCTGGATCCAAACCTTGTGGATTCCGACCTGTTTGACTCCCGCCTGAACCTGCGCGGCGTGGCGTTGCAGGGCAGCTATGCATTGACCGATTTCCTGAGCCTGTCGCTGACCTATGCCCGCGCAGAACGGAAGGAGAAGGCCCTTCCCACCGGGTTCACCGGCGACTTGCGCGATGCCTCGCGCACGGCCTGGCTGGACCAGTACCAACTCTTTCAAGCGGACCTGAATCTGCGATTCTGA
- a CDS encoding TlpA family protein disulfide reductase yields MKASILVAAGAVLSSSLLTLCAAEGKLGDPAPELQIAEWIKGDPVKLADLKGKQVAVVEFWATWCGPCRVSIPHLTELQKKFKDVVFVGISDEDAATVRPFVNRMGDRMEYRVAVDKDNKTGEAYMGAFGINGIPHAFVVDKQGRIVWHGHPMDRLETVLEELQSGKFDLEKTRKRAEAESKLDEFAQAVIAGDQDKATALGKELEALDAEVGPLLPNRKFNAEEIRKLIQFRITLSQYQQALAREAAPETLARLEKELTDLAPKDFDLATYKQRMAHAQLFTRYARAAAGMTSTNEMSALARQLRELKGAAPEDLNEWAWTLLTDERIQHRDLDLALHLARAALDSSGGTNASVLDTYARALFDTGKVHEAIEYQKKAIAAADDEELRKMLREVLDRYEAEAKNRTRDKQ; encoded by the coding sequence ATGAAAGCCTCTATCCTGGTGGCCGCAGGTGCGGTCTTGTCGTCTTCTCTCCTCACCCTCTGCGCAGCGGAAGGCAAACTGGGCGATCCCGCCCCGGAACTCCAGATCGCCGAGTGGATCAAGGGCGACCCGGTCAAACTGGCCGACCTGAAAGGCAAACAGGTGGCCGTGGTCGAGTTCTGGGCCACGTGGTGCGGCCCCTGCCGCGTCAGCATCCCCCACCTGACCGAGCTCCAGAAGAAATTCAAGGACGTCGTGTTCGTGGGGATCAGCGACGAGGACGCGGCCACGGTCCGGCCCTTCGTCAACCGGATGGGAGACCGGATGGAATATCGGGTGGCCGTGGACAAGGACAACAAGACCGGCGAAGCCTACATGGGCGCCTTCGGCATCAACGGAATCCCGCACGCCTTCGTCGTGGACAAACAGGGGCGCATCGTCTGGCACGGCCATCCCATGGACCGATTGGAAACCGTGCTGGAGGAGTTGCAGTCGGGCAAGTTCGACCTGGAAAAAACGCGCAAACGGGCCGAGGCCGAAAGCAAACTGGACGAGTTCGCCCAGGCCGTGATCGCCGGCGACCAGGACAAGGCCACCGCCCTGGGCAAGGAACTGGAGGCGCTCGACGCCGAGGTGGGGCCCCTCCTGCCCAACCGCAAATTCAACGCCGAGGAAATTCGCAAGTTGATCCAGTTCCGCATCACCCTGAGCCAGTACCAGCAGGCCCTGGCACGCGAAGCCGCCCCGGAGACCCTGGCCAGGCTGGAAAAGGAACTCACCGACCTGGCACCGAAAGATTTTGACCTGGCGACATACAAACAGCGCATGGCCCATGCCCAACTGTTCACCCGCTACGCCCGGGCAGCCGCCGGCATGACCTCCACCAACGAAATGTCCGCACTGGCCCGCCAATTGCGCGAACTCAAGGGCGCCGCCCCCGAGGACCTCAACGAATGGGCCTGGACACTCCTCACCGACGAACGCATCCAACACCGCGACCTCGACCTGGCCCTGCACCTGGCCAGGGCCGCCCTCGACAGCTCCGGCGGCACCAACGCCTCCGTCCTCGATACCTATGCCCGGGCGCTGTTCGACACCGGCAAGGTCCACGAAGCCATCGAGTACCAGAAAAAGGCCATCGCAGCCGCCGACGACGAGGAGCTGCGCAAGATGCTCCGCGAAGTGTTGGATCGCTACGAAGCCGAGGCAAAGAACCGCACCCGCGACAAACAGTAA
- the glnD gene encoding [protein-PII] uridylyltransferase produces MEDWLEQIEAEAAVRLRLGAGRTVAEELDRFRAFLKRQTQRLRMWHRRGGGGREVCQARAHLYDVLLRQLWEASVQRLLSGGISALPEITLVAVGGYGRGELNPFSDLDFMLLHDGAVVGDSVPSGPMQELLNGVLYPLWDLGVKVGHAVRTLDEAVAVANSDMQSKTALLEARWIVGDLGLFDRFQRALQSRAIRGKEREYIAARLEDQAARRARYGNSPCMQEPNLKNGCGGLRDYQNLLWMARVKFGVRSLGELEATGRLTPGERKALESAHDFLLRVRTELHYQLNRAGDVLGKNLQPAVALALGYEDRSPSRRIERFMRELYTHTRNIHLITRTLEEQWALVPPPGPRQRRLRTRWLRREPRERVVDGFLFEDGRVRATSEWVFQEQPRRLMRVFLHAQQRGCRLHPDLIRLIRQHLRYVNRTFLHDAHVSETFLAILDQRGNVGATLRAMHEVGLLGKYIPEFGRLTCLVQHEFYHQYTADEHTLVCIEQLDRVWHATEPPYRQYAPLLQQLERPWLLYLALLLHDTGRHGSQGPHAVASAQLAGRVARRLGLDRPSTEALQRLIEHHLLMATLSQRRDLEDPAVIQRFAAQVGDLATLQRLTLLTFVDALATSGDLWNGFKDALLRQLYEKTVPLLSGDTRFLLATQKRKESLLAQVRHHRPDHLGEDEIAAHFDGLPARYFEIRTASEILEDLELVHRFLRLQIAVEERALEPVIGWHDDVDRGCAAVKVCTWDRERLFSLITGAFSAAGLNILTARIFTRADDIALDAFHVTDARTGGLPAPEQKQQFQDVLTRLLRGEALNLPALIARHRRLRPLYQGYEGESIATRVRFDSETSDLYTLVEIETEDRVGLLYDITRLLAEARLNIASAVICTERGAAIDTFYVTDRQGQKWTDPAAQQQLARRLGRMLDGARS; encoded by the coding sequence ATGGAAGACTGGTTGGAACAGATTGAAGCGGAGGCTGCCGTGCGGCTGCGGCTCGGCGCGGGCCGGACGGTTGCGGAGGAGCTGGACCGGTTCCGCGCGTTTTTGAAGCGGCAGACCCAGCGGTTGCGGATGTGGCATCGGCGGGGTGGTGGGGGACGGGAGGTCTGCCAGGCACGGGCGCACCTGTACGATGTCCTGTTGCGTCAGCTTTGGGAGGCGTCGGTGCAACGGCTGCTTTCGGGGGGCATTTCGGCCCTGCCGGAGATCACGCTGGTGGCGGTGGGCGGGTACGGCCGGGGTGAGTTGAACCCTTTCAGCGACCTGGACTTCATGTTGCTGCACGACGGCGCGGTTGTGGGTGATTCCGTCCCCTCGGGCCCGATGCAGGAGTTGCTGAACGGCGTGCTTTATCCCTTGTGGGATTTGGGGGTCAAGGTGGGACACGCGGTGCGGACGTTGGACGAGGCGGTGGCGGTGGCCAACAGTGACATGCAATCCAAGACCGCCCTGTTGGAAGCGCGGTGGATTGTCGGGGACCTGGGCCTGTTTGATCGCTTCCAACGAGCCCTCCAGAGCCGGGCAATCCGCGGAAAAGAGCGGGAGTACATCGCTGCCAGGTTGGAGGACCAGGCGGCGCGACGGGCCCGGTACGGCAACTCCCCCTGCATGCAGGAGCCCAACCTGAAAAACGGGTGCGGCGGATTGCGCGACTATCAAAACCTGCTCTGGATGGCACGGGTCAAATTCGGCGTCCGGTCCCTGGGCGAACTGGAGGCCACGGGGCGTCTGACGCCCGGGGAACGGAAGGCGTTGGAGAGCGCCCATGATTTTCTGCTGCGGGTACGGACCGAGCTGCACTACCAACTGAATCGGGCCGGGGACGTGCTCGGCAAAAACCTGCAACCGGCCGTGGCGCTGGCGCTGGGGTACGAGGACCGGTCCCCCAGCCGGCGCATCGAGCGGTTCATGCGCGAACTCTACACGCACACGCGGAACATCCACCTCATCACCCGCACGTTGGAGGAGCAATGGGCTCTGGTGCCACCGCCGGGGCCGCGGCAGCGGCGGTTGCGGACCCGCTGGCTGCGCCGGGAACCGCGTGAACGTGTCGTGGACGGTTTCCTCTTCGAAGACGGGCGCGTGCGGGCCACTTCCGAATGGGTGTTCCAGGAACAGCCCCGCCGGCTGATGCGGGTGTTCCTTCACGCGCAGCAACGCGGATGTCGTCTGCACCCGGACCTGATCCGCCTCATCCGCCAGCACCTGCGTTATGTGAACCGGACGTTCCTGCACGATGCCCACGTGAGCGAGACCTTCCTGGCCATCCTCGACCAGCGCGGGAACGTGGGCGCCACCTTGCGCGCCATGCACGAGGTGGGATTGCTGGGCAAGTACATCCCGGAGTTCGGGCGTCTCACGTGCCTGGTCCAGCATGAGTTCTATCACCAGTACACCGCCGACGAGCACACCCTGGTGTGCATCGAACAACTCGACCGGGTCTGGCACGCCACGGAACCGCCGTATCGGCAGTACGCCCCGCTCCTGCAGCAACTGGAGCGACCCTGGTTGTTGTACCTGGCGCTGCTCTTGCACGACACGGGCCGCCACGGCAGCCAGGGGCCGCATGCCGTGGCCAGCGCGCAGTTGGCGGGTCGCGTGGCAAGACGGCTGGGGCTGGATCGGCCGAGCACCGAGGCCCTGCAGCGTCTGATCGAGCATCACCTGCTGATGGCCACCCTTTCCCAACGCCGGGACCTGGAGGACCCCGCCGTCATCCAGCGTTTCGCTGCGCAGGTGGGCGACCTTGCAACGCTGCAGCGGCTGACGTTGCTGACGTTTGTGGACGCCCTGGCCACCAGCGGCGATCTGTGGAACGGATTCAAGGACGCACTGTTGCGCCAGCTGTACGAAAAAACCGTGCCGCTATTGTCCGGCGACACCCGCTTCCTGCTGGCCACCCAGAAACGCAAGGAATCGCTTCTGGCCCAGGTCCGCCATCACCGGCCGGATCACCTGGGTGAGGACGAAATCGCGGCCCATTTCGACGGTTTGCCCGCCCGGTACTTCGAGATCCGGACCGCGTCGGAAATCCTCGAGGACCTCGAACTGGTTCATCGGTTCCTGCGGCTCCAGATTGCAGTGGAGGAACGTGCGCTCGAACCGGTGATTGGCTGGCACGATGATGTGGACCGCGGTTGCGCCGCGGTGAAGGTCTGTACCTGGGACCGTGAACGGCTTTTCAGCCTCATCACCGGTGCCTTCAGTGCCGCCGGGCTCAACATCCTGACGGCCCGCATTTTTACCCGGGCCGATGACATCGCCCTGGACGCGTTCCACGTGACCGATGCCCGCACCGGGGGCCTGCCCGCGCCCGAGCAGAAGCAGCAATTCCAGGACGTCCTGACCCGCCTGCTGCGGGGCGAGGCACTGAACCTGCCCGCGCTGATTGCCCGGCACCGCCGGTTGCGCCCGCTCTACCAGGGTTACGAGGGAGAGTCCATCGCCACCCGGGTCCGGTTCGACAGCGAAACCTCCGACCTCTACACCCTGGTCGAAATCGAGACGGAAGACCGCGTGGGATTGCTCTACGACATCACGCGCCTGCTGGCCGAGGCCCGCCTGAACATCGCCTCGGCGGTCATTTGCACGGAACGGGGCGCGGCCATCGACACCTTCTACGTCACCGACCGTCAGGGACAGAAATGGACCGATCCGGCCGCCCAGCAACAACTTGCGCGGCGCCTGGGCAGGATGCTGGACGGGGCCCGCAGCTGA
- a CDS encoding ArnT family glycosyltransferase, producing MPFLQDLIHQFEQGPGLRYLRVALAVLGLAVLALGYNVRAFKNFYAPEAMDMAQVARNLAEGRGFTTLCIRPVSIYLVKSTSERHGRGPVLEGGIRDDARLHTGHPDIVNPPVWPVLLAGLFKLLPPGQEVQSEPPFRYAPELAVVAFSQVLFLLLVGMVFGLARRLFDSTVAWLSAMVLVLTEVFWRFALSGLSTVLLWVWFVGLAMCLVRLEELGREQPDQGGRVLGWAALAGLVVALGCLTRYAFGWLIVPVVLYIGWVGGPRRRTAAVVAVGVFVAVLTPWLVRNWYWSGLPFGAATYTVLDGTYVWPGDRLVRSLHPQFEVPVGVAPLSPVWNKFFANLKLIMTQDALRFGGSWVAALFLAGLLVPFLHPARQRLRWFVVLCLPVLVVVQALGRTHLSDETPEINTENLLVLVAPLVVMYGVAFFLTLLDQLELPLYSLRLTVMGLFVAVVGAPLLLVFLPPRPLRTSYPPYNPLIIQRVSSWLRPHELMMTDIPWAVAWYGQRQAVLLTRHFLPPSEEASSPDTFFAINDYLKPINALYLTPRTIDAKFLTGWVWAGERSWANLVLDALVSRSVPPWCPLRAAPSGFLPEQLFLADWARWRPGAEPPAPKGPGTP from the coding sequence ATGCCGTTTTTGCAGGATCTGATTCACCAGTTCGAACAGGGGCCGGGTTTGCGTTACCTGCGGGTGGCGCTGGCGGTCCTGGGGCTGGCCGTGCTGGCCCTCGGGTACAACGTGCGCGCCTTCAAAAACTTTTACGCGCCGGAGGCGATGGACATGGCGCAGGTGGCGCGCAACCTGGCCGAGGGTCGCGGGTTCACCACGCTCTGCATCCGTCCGGTGAGCATTTACCTGGTCAAAAGCACCAGCGAACGGCACGGTCGCGGTCCGGTTCTGGAAGGGGGGATCCGGGATGACGCACGCCTCCACACGGGGCATCCGGACATTGTGAATCCGCCGGTCTGGCCGGTGCTGTTGGCCGGGCTGTTCAAACTGCTGCCGCCGGGGCAGGAGGTCCAATCCGAACCGCCCTTTCGTTATGCCCCGGAACTGGCGGTGGTCGCGTTCAGTCAGGTGCTGTTTCTCCTGCTGGTGGGGATGGTGTTTGGTTTGGCGCGACGGCTGTTTGACTCCACGGTGGCCTGGCTTTCGGCCATGGTGCTGGTTCTGACGGAGGTGTTCTGGCGGTTTGCGCTGTCGGGGCTTTCCACCGTGCTGCTCTGGGTGTGGTTTGTGGGGCTGGCGATGTGCCTGGTGCGCCTGGAGGAGCTGGGCCGGGAACAGCCGGACCAGGGCGGCCGGGTCCTGGGATGGGCCGCGTTGGCGGGCCTGGTGGTGGCCCTGGGGTGTTTGACGCGGTACGCGTTTGGGTGGTTGATCGTGCCGGTGGTGCTGTACATCGGGTGGGTGGGGGGCCCGCGCCGGCGCACGGCGGCGGTGGTGGCGGTGGGGGTGTTTGTGGCGGTGCTGACACCGTGGCTGGTACGGAACTGGTACTGGAGCGGCCTGCCGTTCGGGGCGGCGACGTATACGGTGCTGGACGGCACCTATGTGTGGCCGGGCGACCGGTTGGTGCGGTCCCTGCACCCCCAATTTGAGGTGCCCGTGGGAGTGGCCCCGTTGTCGCCCGTCTGGAACAAGTTTTTCGCCAACCTCAAGCTGATCATGACCCAGGACGCCCTCCGCTTCGGCGGGAGCTGGGTGGCGGCCCTGTTTCTGGCCGGCTTGTTGGTGCCGTTCCTGCATCCGGCGCGGCAGCGGCTGCGATGGTTCGTGGTCCTCTGCCTGCCGGTGCTTGTGGTGGTGCAGGCCCTGGGCCGGACGCATCTCTCGGATGAAACGCCGGAAATCAACACCGAGAACCTCCTGGTGCTCGTGGCCCCGCTGGTGGTGATGTACGGCGTGGCGTTTTTCCTGACGCTGTTGGATCAACTGGAGCTGCCCCTGTACTCCCTGCGCCTGACGGTGATGGGATTGTTTGTGGCCGTGGTGGGTGCGCCGTTGTTGTTGGTGTTCCTGCCGCCGCGGCCCTTGCGCACGTCGTATCCGCCGTACAACCCCCTCATCATCCAGCGGGTCTCGAGCTGGCTGCGCCCGCACGAGCTCATGATGACGGACATCCCGTGGGCGGTGGCGTGGTACGGCCAACGGCAGGCGGTGTTGCTAACCCGGCATTTCCTGCCCCCGTCCGAGGAGGCCTCCTCGCCGGACACCTTCTTTGCCATCAACGACTATCTGAAACCGATCAACGCGCTGTACCTGACGCCCCGCACGATCGATGCGAAGTTCCTGACCGGCTGGGTGTGGGCCGGGGAACGAAGCTGGGCCAACCTGGTCCTGGATGCCCTGGTCAGCCGGAGTGTGCCGCCCTGGTGTCCCTTGCGGGCGGCGCCGAGCGGGTTCCTGCCGGAGCAACTGTTCCTGGCAGACTGGGCACGGTGGCGACCCGGGGCCGAGCCACCCGCGCCCAAAGGACCGGGTACGCCCTGA
- a CDS encoding RrF2 family transcriptional regulator has protein sequence MGETERTRYAIHAMLCVARPSCEVRQVEDIARCAGLPRFYTAKVVRKLTRAGLLSSRRGRGGGFVLTRSPDQITLLEIVQAVEGRDWLPSCLLGLNPDECIRLCPSHEHWARARTEILALLGDVHLSDLLEKQVQSASPRLRAVSPGVSLNVIPVTDTRLKPKRSKV, from the coding sequence ATGGGCGAAACAGAAAGAACCCGATACGCGATTCATGCCATGCTGTGCGTGGCCCGGCCGAGCTGTGAGGTGCGTCAGGTGGAAGACATCGCCCGTTGCGCAGGCCTGCCGCGGTTCTACACGGCAAAGGTGGTTCGGAAACTGACCCGGGCCGGGTTGCTAAGTTCCCGTCGCGGGCGGGGAGGCGGTTTCGTCCTGACCCGCTCGCCCGACCAGATCACCCTGTTGGAAATCGTCCAGGCCGTCGAAGGTCGCGATTGGTTGCCCTCGTGTTTGCTGGGACTGAACCCCGACGAGTGCATTCGGCTTTGTCCCTCACACGAGCACTGGGCCAGGGCACGAACCGAGATCCTGGCCCTTTTGGGGGATGTGCACCTTTCCGACCTTCTTGAAAAACAGGTCCAGAGTGCATCTCCCCGGCTCCGTGCGGTTTCCCCCGGAGTTTCCCTGAACGTCATTCCAGTCACAGACACACGTCTCAAACCCAAACGGTCCAAAGTATGA